The region ACGATGAAATCGGCACCTTTATCCTTGGCTACAGAAGCTACCCTGTCGATTTCCTTGAAACAACACTCTCCACCGAAGGACTCCTTGATGAAAGCCACTCCGTTGGCCTCGAAACTCTCCTTCATGGTCTTCTCGACTGCCCCTAGTCCTCTCTTGCCCCCTATGACCAAAGCCTTTTTTCCAAGCTTTGCCACCTGAGCACCGGACTGCGAGCAAGCGCCGGCTCCCTGGACGTACCTGCCGGGAGCGATAAGTATTTTCTGCACTTAAACTACCTCCCCTCGTTATCTTTCGAACGATCTAATTATACAATATACTGTAGCCCGATATCCAGGGCTGTAAGACATCCTATCCTACGAAAGCTACCCCTATGGCCTTAACGATCGCATAGGAAAGCCCTGCTCCTATGAAGGGACCAACTATGGGAATCCAGGAATAGCCCCAGTCCGATCCGCCTTTTCCGGCTATCGGGAGTACGGCATGGGCGATTCGAGGTCCCAGATCGCGGGCGGGATTGATCGCATAGCCGGTAGGTCCTCCGAAAGCCGTCCCTATAGCCAAGACCAGAAAACCCACCAAGAAAGGGCCAAATCCAGATACGAGACCGGCTGAGCCTCCGACGGGAACGGAAAAAATCACCATTATCAGCACGATAAGAGCCATGGTCCCTATTATCTCGGTTATAAGGTTGGCAGGTGTATTGCGTATAGCGGGACCAGTCGCGAATACGCCGAGTTTTATCCCCTTGTCGTCCGTTGCCTCCCAGTGCCCGAGGTAACATAGCCAGGCTACAACCGCGCCGCAAAAACCTCCGGCAATCTGAACGGACATGGTTATCAAAGCGTGAGGCAGAGTATATACTCCTCCCATCAGCTTAGTGAGAGTCACCGCAGGATTGATATCCGCCTGAGGAGCTCCGCAGGCGATGGCGGTAAACACCCCCATGGTGACGGCGATTCCCCATCCGATATTGATCATCAACCACCCTGCGTTTTGTCCCTTGGATTTATTCAGAAGACAGCAGGCACATATTCCGTTACCGAAAGCGCATAAGACCAACGTTCCCAAAAACTCGCCGAATAGATTGTTCACAGTCGAACCTCCCTATATATCGTCTTTTTTACATATCGTAGAAGGGATAAAAGCCTTACCTTATCGCGTCTTTCAATTGCCTGTCAGGGGCGCTTATGACGACCGCATCTACCAAGAGTCCTCTGTCCTCCACAACGGATCTGGCAGACTTCAAGGCGGAACGAACGTCGGAGATCTCTCCTGAAAAGGACAGAAAAGCCTTGGCTCCCATTCCCTGACCGATCCTTATCTCTATCAAGCTGACCTTGGACGCCTTGGCCGCGGCGTCGGCGGCCTCTATCGCCGAAGTGGCGGACATGGTCTCCACCACGCCCAGATCTTTCATCGTATCCAACTCGGTAGAACACATAAGAGCCGGAAATACTGCAGGATGGACGTTCGGTATGGACGTGAAATCGGAAACTGTCTCGCCTCCGATCGACAGTCCCATCTCCAATGAACTTGAGACCGCCCCAACCTGACCGGCGACTATGACGATAAACTTTCCAGGACATAATGTTCTGGCGGCCAGAAGCTTAACGTCGGCCGCTTTGACCATACCGTCAGCTACAGAAAAACCCTTCGCCACGCTTATCAATTCGATGGCCCCAATGGCACGGAAAACCAAACTCATCACCCCTTCCTGGCTTTTATGACCACCGAGCTATCGCTAACCGATTCCACGGATCCGTTTACCGACGAATGAACCGGCGCCCCTAACGCTCCTTCCGGCACGACGCCGATGGTCTGCCCCTCCGAGACCTCCTGTCCTACCTGGACGATCGGGATACAGGGAGCCCCTATATGCTGCCCCATCGCTATATCCACACGGAGAGGAGCGTATTCGCCCATAAAGGGACAATCTACATCCCATCCGGTAAGTCCTATACGCCTTACCAGCCGCTTGCTCGGTAGCAGTCGATACGGTCTGTTTTCGTCAGGTCCATCCAGGGCTTTGTCAAAGGAGAACTTGACCTTTTTCTCCCTGAAAGAAGCCTTCAAAAGTTGATTCACCCTTCTGGGGCTCAACTGCATAGGACAGCCGTGAAGGCCGCTGCACAGGTTGCAATCGGAACAGAGCATAGCCATCTTCAGTATCTCCGGGGTCCTCTGCTCCGGATAAGCCATGGCCCTCATCACCTTGTGAGGTTCCAGCTCGTAACCTATCAGGTGTCTGGAACAAACCATGGTACATTGGGTACATTGGCAACAGGCGTAACGAGCCTGACGGATTATGGTCTCCACCGGCATGGTCTCGTAGCGGACCAATGCCGAGTCGGATGGGATGACCAATATCCCGTTGGATCTCTTGCCTAAAGAGAATTCCGCCGACTCTCTGTAGGTTCCCGTCATAGGTCCCCCGTCCACGTAGACCGGATTAGGGATGGTCTCCCCACCGGCCAGGGCAACAAGCTCCGACGCTATAGTGCCTATCGGAACCGACCAGACCCCGGGATTGGCGACGGCACCTCCGACGGTAACCCAGGTCCTGATAACAGGAGCGTCTTCCATGGCCCGCCCCAGGTTGTACAGGGTCTCCACGTTGTTGACCACCACTCCGACCTGAAGGGGAAGGCCTCCTTCTGGAACTGTCAATCCCGTGGCCTCCTGAATCAGGATTATCTCGTCGCCCGCCGGATAATAATCGTCCATCTCGAAAACATCGGCCCCGGCCAGCCTGAGTTTGTCTATCTGGGAGACATGTTTTCTCTTCACGCAGAAAAGAACCTTTTCTGCGCCGAGGATCGCTCCGACCTTATAGGCGGTTTCGACGAGAAAGGGGGTCTTTTCGTCGAATAGGACCATGTTGTTTCTCAACAGCGGCTCGCATTCCGCTCCGTTTACCAGATACGTATGTACGCCGTCGGCTGAGAGCTTGACGTGAGTGGGGAAACCGGCACCTCCGGCTCCCACGACCCCGGCAGCAAGGACCTTATTCAGCAGATCGGGGGCAATCATTCGAGGCACATCCGATCAGACGATCCTGAACGAACCGTGGAGGTTACACCTGCGCAGTCTACAGAACGAAAGGGGGGTGGTCGGTCCCTGGCCGGTGGTGGTGGCTATGGTGAATGCAGTGGGACACTCGCCTCCGAACCCCAAGGTAGAGAAAGAAGGACCGTTCTTCGTGAACATAGTGGTCTCCATGACCTTGGCCATAACGCTCATGTGATCGACGTTGGTGCTGTGGATCAGGGCGGAATGCCTGAAACCGTGCTCCGTCTTTATGGCAGCCTCGAGAGCCGCATCGAAATCGGGGACCCTCACCATACCGAGGACGGGCATCAGCATCTCGACCTGGATTATGGGGTCGTCCAGCTCGCATTCCACGAGGATGAGTCTGACGTTCCCGGGCGCCTTTATGCCGATCCTCTCCAAGATCCACACCGCGTCTTTGCCGACGAAATCTCTGTTTGGATCGGTTCGTTTTTCGTTGAGGGTCGCCTCTTTGAGAGCCTGTATCTTTGCCGGATCCTTGAGCTCGAAGGCTCCCTCCTCCAGCATCTTTCTCTTAAGCTGATCGGCGACGCAGTTGACCACTATCAGAGCCTTCTCGGATGTGCAGGGGAGGTTGTTGTCGAAGGAACACCCCGCCACTATATCCTTGGCGGCCTGTTCCACGTGAGCGGTTTCGTCCACCACCACCGGGGGGTTTCCAGGACCGGCTCCTATGGCGGGCTTCCCGGAGGAAAGGGCTGCGTTGACGACTCCGGGACCTCCCGTAGCCGAGACCAGACGAACCGCAGGATGGGACATGAGGGCTCCGACGTTCTCCATGCTGATGCGGGATAACACAGTGATTATGCCCTCGGGAGCGCCGTGGGATATCAAGGAATCGTGTACTCGCTGGACCATATCGATGCTGCTCTCGGCAGCTCCGGGATGTGGAGCGAACACGACGCTGTTCCCGGCGGAGAGCATACAGATCGTGTTGTTTATGACCGAGGCGGTCGGATTGGTGGACGGAGTTATCGAAGCTATCACACCGAATGGAGCGTGCTCCTCCAACACCAGTCCTTCGTCCCCGGTGGTGCAGGAGGTACGTATAAACTCGGGACCGGGGGTCTTCTCTATGGCGAGACGGTTCTTCATTATCTTGTCCTTCAGGTTCCCCATGCCCGTATCCTTCAAGGCCAGAGAAGAAAATTCCTCAACCTGAGGGAGAAGGTCCGCTTTGAGAGAGTTTATAATGAACTTCTTCTTGTCCAGTGAATATTCGAACTGCCACTTTCTCTGCGCTTTCACGGAAACCTCGACGGCATCGTCTACCTTCTCGAAGGCCGGAGAAAATCCGCCATCCTTGACTACATCCTCGGAGGATATCCTTTTCACTACGGCAGAGACGAGTTCATGAAGCATCTTCTCATCCATCGGCTTCATCGAACCTCCTTTTCTTTCCAAAGGGACACCGCAGCCTCCGCTACCTCGATATCCTCTTCCACGGATCCCCCGCTGACCCCTACGGCTCCGACGACCTTGCCCTCTTTATCGGTCAAAGGGATACCGCCGCCGAAACAACACAGATCGGGATCGGACTGTAGACCGTAAAGCGGAGCTCCCGGCTGGACCAGATCGTAGACCTCGGATGTGGTTTTACGGAGTCCCAGGGCAGTCTTGGCCTTTTTGCCGCTTAATCCCACGCTGACCGGCAAAACTCCGTCCATCCTATTGAAGACCAAAGGGCCCTTTTCGTCCGAAACGGTGATAGCCATAGGAACCGAAATCTGCGACGCCTTCTCCTCCGCGGCTGACACAAGATCGAGAGCCGTCTTTAGAGAGAGACGACCTTCGCCTTCTTTGCAGGACATCCTTATCAACTCCTTTATTACCTTTCGGGTGATCTCTTCGACCACGGATTCCTCGTCGCATGCCACGGCCAAAGCGAATATGTAATCAGACAGGCGGTTTATCAGCCTGTACGAGTCCTCGTCGATCAGGTGACGACGAAACAGCGGCAGGGCCTCTCTCTCCGCCCTTCT is a window of Dethiosulfovibrio faecalis DNA encoding:
- a CDS encoding cob(I)yrinic acid a,c-diamide adenosyltransferase; amino-acid sequence: MARLYTGGGDGGTTSLLDGTRVQKDDPRIDLNGTLDEAQAAIGMARSMAPGRFLSDMEDLEHTLFLLMAYVARGDRDIPSLSADLFEKKIDGLESLWPHDRSFVRPGKSPSGAALHLARTITRRAEREALPLFRRHLIDEDSYRLINRLSDYIFALAVACDEESVVEEITRKVIKELIRMSCKEGEGRLSLKTALDLVSAAEEKASQISVPMAITVSDEKGPLVFNRMDGVLPVSVGLSGKKAKTALGLRKTTSEVYDLVQPGAPLYGLQSDPDLCCFGGGIPLTDKEGKVVGAVGVSGGSVEEDIEVAEAAVSLWKEKEVR
- a CDS encoding 4Fe-4S dicluster domain-containing protein yields the protein MIAPDLLNKVLAAGVVGAGGAGFPTHVKLSADGVHTYLVNGAECEPLLRNNMVLFDEKTPFLVETAYKVGAILGAEKVLFCVKRKHVSQIDKLRLAGADVFEMDDYYPAGDEIILIQEATGLTVPEGGLPLQVGVVVNNVETLYNLGRAMEDAPVIRTWVTVGGAVANPGVWSVPIGTIASELVALAGGETIPNPVYVDGGPMTGTYRESAEFSLGKRSNGILVIPSDSALVRYETMPVETIIRQARYACCQCTQCTMVCSRHLIGYELEPHKVMRAMAYPEQRTPEILKMAMLCSDCNLCSGLHGCPMQLSPRRVNQLLKASFREKKVKFSFDKALDGPDENRPYRLLPSKRLVRRIGLTGWDVDCPFMGEYAPLRVDIAMGQHIGAPCIPIVQVGQEVSEGQTIGVVPEGALGAPVHSSVNGSVESVSDSSVVIKARKG
- a CDS encoding aldehyde dehydrogenase family protein: MKPMDEKMLHELVSAVVKRISSEDVVKDGGFSPAFEKVDDAVEVSVKAQRKWQFEYSLDKKKFIINSLKADLLPQVEEFSSLALKDTGMGNLKDKIMKNRLAIEKTPGPEFIRTSCTTGDEGLVLEEHAPFGVIASITPSTNPTASVINNTICMLSAGNSVVFAPHPGAAESSIDMVQRVHDSLISHGAPEGIITVLSRISMENVGALMSHPAVRLVSATGGPGVVNAALSSGKPAIGAGPGNPPVVVDETAHVEQAAKDIVAGCSFDNNLPCTSEKALIVVNCVADQLKRKMLEEGAFELKDPAKIQALKEATLNEKRTDPNRDFVGKDAVWILERIGIKAPGNVRLILVECELDDPIIQVEMLMPVLGMVRVPDFDAALEAAIKTEHGFRHSALIHSTNVDHMSVMAKVMETTMFTKNGPSFSTLGFGGECPTAFTIATTTGQGPTTPLSFCRLRRCNLHGSFRIV
- a CDS encoding BMC domain-containing protein; this encodes MSLVFRAIGAIELISVAKGFSVADGMVKAADVKLLAARTLCPGKFIVIVAGQVGAVSSSLEMGLSIGGETVSDFTSIPNVHPAVFPALMCSTELDTMKDLGVVETMSATSAIEAADAAAKASKVSLIEIRIGQGMGAKAFLSFSGEISDVRSALKSARSVVEDRGLLVDAVVISAPDRQLKDAIR
- a CDS encoding MIP/aquaporin family protein gives rise to the protein MNNLFGEFLGTLVLCAFGNGICACCLLNKSKGQNAGWLMINIGWGIAVTMGVFTAIACGAPQADINPAVTLTKLMGGVYTLPHALITMSVQIAGGFCGAVVAWLCYLGHWEATDDKGIKLGVFATGPAIRNTPANLITEIIGTMALIVLIMVIFSVPVGGSAGLVSGFGPFLVGFLVLAIGTAFGGPTGYAINPARDLGPRIAHAVLPIAGKGGSDWGYSWIPIVGPFIGAGLSYAIVKAIGVAFVG